Proteins found in one Chthonomonadales bacterium genomic segment:
- a CDS encoding oxidoreductase, whose product MDRVRVATVWLGGCSGCHMSFLDLDEFLIDLAGMVDIVYSPIVDIKEFPENVDVTLVEGAVANEDNLEAIRAVRERTRILISFGDCAVTGNVTAMRNPFGDPASILQQVYVEAATIQGRVPDEEGIVPRLLPSVKPVHEVVPVDVFLPGCPPPAPRIRAALEQLLSTGHVTLEGRDIKFG is encoded by the coding sequence ATGGATCGGGTGAGAGTGGCGACCGTCTGGCTGGGCGGATGCTCCGGCTGCCACATGTCGTTCCTGGACCTGGACGAGTTTCTCATCGACCTCGCCGGCATGGTCGACATCGTCTACAGCCCGATCGTCGACATCAAGGAGTTTCCGGAGAACGTGGACGTGACGCTCGTGGAGGGCGCCGTCGCCAACGAGGACAACCTGGAGGCGATCCGCGCCGTGCGCGAGCGAACCCGAATCCTGATCTCCTTCGGCGACTGCGCCGTCACCGGCAACGTGACGGCGATGCGCAACCCGTTCGGCGACCCCGCGTCGATCCTGCAGCAGGTCTACGTTGAGGCGGCGACCATTCAGGGGCGCGTCCCCGACGAGGAAGGCATCGTGCCGAGGCTCCTGCCAAGCGTTAAGCCGGTGCACGAGGTCGTGCCGGTCGACGTCTTCCTGCCGGGCTGTCCGCCGCCCGCTCCGCGCATCCGGGCCGCGCTGGAGCAGCTGCTCAGCACCGGTCACGTCACCCTCGAAGGGCGCGACATCAAGTTCGGCTAG
- the hoxU gene encoding bidirectional hydrogenase complex protein HoxU translates to MAVRTLTIDGKPVSALEEQTVLDAARDAGIEIPTLCHLDGATDVGACRLCLVEVVGTNRLLPACVTRVAEGMQVVTTSERLREYRRMILELLFAERNHVCSVCVANGHCELQDLAIAQGMDHVRFDYLFPKHLVDVSHPRFGVDHNRCVLCTRCVRVCDEIEGAHTWDVAGRGSRATVITDMNVPWGSATSCTSCGKCVQACPTGAIFRRGSTVAEMDRDRTRLDFIVTAREKKQWIG, encoded by the coding sequence ATGGCGGTCAGAACGCTCACCATAGACGGCAAACCGGTGTCCGCGCTCGAGGAGCAGACCGTGCTCGATGCCGCGCGCGACGCGGGGATCGAGATACCGACCCTGTGCCATCTGGACGGCGCCACGGACGTCGGAGCCTGCCGGCTCTGCCTGGTTGAGGTTGTCGGGACCAACCGGCTACTGCCAGCCTGCGTTACCCGGGTGGCCGAGGGCATGCAGGTAGTCACCACCTCGGAGCGGCTGCGCGAGTACCGGCGCATGATCCTGGAGTTGCTCTTCGCCGAGCGCAACCACGTCTGCTCGGTCTGCGTGGCCAATGGCCACTGCGAGCTCCAGGACCTGGCCATCGCGCAGGGGATGGACCACGTGCGCTTCGACTATCTGTTCCCGAAGCACCTGGTCGATGTCAGCCATCCGCGCTTCGGGGTCGACCACAATCGCTGCGTGCTCTGCACGCGGTGCGTCCGCGTGTGCGACGAGATCGAGGGCGCGCACACCTGGGATGTGGCCGGTCGCGGCTCCAGGGCGACGGTCATCACCGATATGAACGTGCCGTGGGGCTCGGCCACGAGCTGCACCTCCTGCGGTAAGTGCGTCCAGGCCTGCCCAACGGGTGCGATCTTCCGCCGCGGCTCGACGGTCGCCGAGATGGACCGCGACCGCACGCGCCTCGATTTCATCGTCACGGCACGGGAGAAGAAGCAATGGATCGGGTGA